In Deinococcus maricopensis DSM 21211, the sequence AGCGTTACCGCTATTAGTAATAATTTTCACAAGCATTACTGGGATTAATTAATCGGAGTCTCCTACCCAAGCGCAGGTAGGAGACTCAACTGGGAATATTTTCAGAGGTTATCTACAGGCGAGAAACGTAAGTGTGCCGCCTTCAGGTCATCGTCAAGAAACGTTACATAGCGACGGGTCATATCAAGGCTGCTATGACCCATAATTTGCTGCAATGTGAACACATCGCCACCATTGCGAAGGAACTCGACCGCAAAACCTCGTCGGAACGCATGAGGGGCACAAGCCTCTCTCTCTATCCCGGTACTTCTGGCGAGCTTAGCAAGCCGGATGCTGATACCACTGCGAGTCATGACTTCACCGCTCCGGCTGAGGAAAACGTGTGGGACCCCTGGATGGCGCTGTTTGCGTTCTCGCCGGAGATAGGCACTGGTGGCGCTCATCGCTTTGGAACCAACCGGAACAAACCGCTCTTTATTCCCCTTGCCAACCACACGGATTAGCCCTCGCTCGAACTGCAAGTCCTCTAACTTCAGCCCAATAAGCTCGTGAACACGTAATCCGGTATCCAGCAGCATCAGGACGATTGCTGAGTCTCTAAGGGGCCTCTCCGTGCCTTTACAGGCCTTCAGCAAGCTTCGCATGACCTCTACCGTGACTGTTGGCTGGCGCTCCTTAGGCAACGACGGGAGTTCAAGCCGCACAGCAGGGTTCCGGGTTAACAACTCTTCCCTGAATCCCCAGTTGAATACCGCTTTGAGTGCTCTTGCTTGAGCGTGAATGCCTCCAGGGCCTAAACCTTGATCTCCCAACCAAACAAGGAAAGCTCGGAGATGAGTAACGGTAAGCTCGTCAGTATCCGGCGTGATGCCTTCTTGCTCCAAGAACCGATGGAGTGTCCTCCGGGATACGTCATAGAAATTCAGGGTGTTTTTGCTACGGCGCTTAATTCGGAGGTGATAAGCGAACTGTTCGTAGAGGGCAGTGGCTTCCATGCGTCTGCTCCTTTCCGACAGTGTTTGGCTTCTATTGGGGAGCGCACGACAGAGGAGGCGTAAGGTACTGATGGCGAACCGAAAAACAAGAAAACCCTGCCACTAGGACAGGGTTTTCTCTTTCTGGTACGGAAGGGCAGATTTGAACTGCCGACCTCACGCTTATCAGGCGTGCGCTCTAACCAACTGAGCTACTCCCGTGCGCCCTTGCTTAGGCGAAAGGTAATGTAGCAAAGGGAACTCCCAGTGTCAACGCATGCCCGGGCCGTCAGACGTGCCCTGCACCCGGCACCCTCGCGTCAGCAACAGCGGGGGCCACCGGGGAACACCCAGTGGCCCCGCCTGCACGTGCGCGCTCAGACGCTGAGCAGTTTCGCGCAGCGGTACAGGTCGCGGTTCACGTCCTTGCGTTTCTCCCAGGTGTCCTGCAGCGGCGTGTAGCTGATCTCGCCGTTCGTGCGGCCCACCATCACGCCGGAAATGCCGTCCATGAAGGCCTGCACGGCGGCCTCCCCGAGGCGCGACGCGAGGATGCGGTCACTGCTGACCGGCGTGCCGCCACGCTGGATGTGCCCGAGGATGCTGACGCGCGTTTCCAGGCCCGTGCCGTCCTCGATGGCTTTCGCGACGCCCATCGCGCCGCCCGGGTACCCCTCGGCGACGATCACGATGCTGCTCGCCTTGCCCTTGCGCAGGCTCTCCTGAATAACGTGCACGATGTCCGCCACCGGCTTCTCGTCCTCGGGAATGAAGACTTCCTCGGCGCCGCCGGCGATGGCGACGTCCAGGGCAATGTGGCCGGCGTGGCGGCCCATGACCTCGATGACAAAGATGCGTTCGTGGCTGGCGCCGGTGTCGCGGAGCTTGTCGACGGCGTCCAGGGCGGTTTCGACGGCCGTGAAGTACCCGATGGTGTGGTCGGTG encodes:
- a CDS encoding tyrosine-type recombinase/integrase gives rise to the protein MEATALYEQFAYHLRIKRRSKNTLNFYDVSRRTLHRFLEQEGITPDTDELTVTHLRAFLVWLGDQGLGPGGIHAQARALKAVFNWGFREELLTRNPAVRLELPSLPKERQPTVTVEVMRSLLKACKGTERPLRDSAIVLMLLDTGLRVHELIGLKLEDLQFERGLIRVVGKGNKERFVPVGSKAMSATSAYLRRERKQRHPGVPHVFLSRSGEVMTRSGISIRLAKLARSTGIEREACAPHAFRRGFAVEFLRNGGDVFTLQQIMGHSSLDMTRRYVTFLDDDLKAAHLRFSPVDNL
- the pfkA gene encoding 6-phosphofructokinase, translated to MTIKRIAVLTSGGDAPGMNAAIRAVVRSATSNGIEVVGVRRGFQGLHEGDMSLLGPRDVANTIQRGGTILLTARSRTWRSPEGRALGAEHLRKWHVDGLVVIGGDGSFHGAHYLMEEHGIPVIGLPGTIDNDLYGTDHTIGYFTAVETALDAVDKLRDTGASHERIFVIEVMGRHAGHIALDVAIAGGAEEVFIPEDEKPVADIVHVIQESLRKGKASSIVIVAEGYPGGAMGVAKAIEDGTGLETRVSILGHIQRGGTPVSSDRILASRLGEAAVQAFMDGISGVMVGRTNGEISYTPLQDTWEKRKDVNRDLYRCAKLLSV